The nucleotide window GTTTTTTCAAAATTTTTCTCGGGTGGAAGTTCAGGCTCGCCCTCGCCTCTGGAATCTCCATCCCGATGTTTATCCCGAGGCTCATCAAGTCCCTCGGCCCGCGAACCTCCCACCTGCTCTCGGCGGAGCTCGTGATGAAGCGCGGAACGCGATACTTCTTTGTTAATTCCCAGACCTTGGCCATGAAGCGGAGCGTTAGGGCCCTCTCGTAGGGGTTCGCCCTCAAAAGGGGTGAGAGGGAAAACCCTATCGCGACGCCCCTCCTGCCGGCCATTCCCGCCAAGGTGTGGTCGAAGCCGTAGTCCTTCCTCCCGAGCCAGGGGCTTATCAGCGCGTCCGCCTTTGCCTCGATTGCCATCCTGTTGACCCTCATGTCGCCTCCCTGAACGTAGAGCAGAGCCCTGAGGTTTCTCGCTTTAAAGGCCCTTATCAGGCTCGGCTTTCTCGTTACGAGCAGGAGTGCAACCTTTCCGTAGGTCCTTCTGAGTTCTCGGAGTTCTTCCTTCAACGAGTCCCAGTCGGGCTCGGCGTCGAGGACGAGCTTTTTGGTGAAGACTACCTCGTCGAACCACTCCTTAGCTAACTCGTAGGCTTCCGCATTCCTGACGTCCATCTCGACGAAGTAGTCCCTCCCGCTCATTCCTTCTCCTCCAGCCACTCCCTCACGGCCTTCACAACGGCCTCTTTCCTCATCGGGAAGGCCTTGACCTTAATTCTGACCTGTATCACGTCGGCTCCCTCGTCAACCTCAACGTCGCCGAGGTAAGCCTTCTGCTTGTTGAATCGGACGTAGAGCGTTCCCTCGTCGTCGACCTTCTCGTCGAGGTTTTCCAGTATGTAGCGCCTCGCGTTCTCGTCAAGGAGCTCCCTGAAGTGCTTGAGGAACGCCCTCACCGCTTTGCTCCTTTTTATCTCAACGTTAACGACCTTAATCGGGTTGCCGAAGAAACCCTCGGTCTCAACGACCTCAAAGTGAATGTCCTCGTCGTCTATCTCCTCCGGAATGAAGGTTCCTATCGCCTCTAAGACCTTGTCCTCGTCCTCGGTCGCGTGAATGAAAGTCGTAAGCCTGACGTGGTGCGCCCTGAGCGTCATCTTCTCTCACCCGAACTCCTTTGGAGGAGGGATTTAAAAAAGTGAGTGGGGGAAAACCATAAGTATGTTCCCATCTAAACCCCTATGGTGGGAAAATGCTGGCCAGAGTGGACTCGCGGGGGAGGCTCTACATACCCAAGGAGCTCAGGAAGAACCTCTCGGGTGAGGTTTACCTCGTTAGAGTAGCGGAGGGTATTCTCATAGTGCCCAAGCCGGAAGACCCGCTGGGGGAGCTTGAAGAGCTTGGAAAGAAGCTCCCGGACGTTTCCCTCGAAGAGCTGAGGAGGGAAATCCTGAAGGAGGCAGAGAAGCTCGCGGGTGAGTGAAATGGTCTACGCGGACACGGATTTTTTCCTCGCCCTTCTCAAACCCAACGACTGGCTGAAGGAGAACGCCAGAAAGCTTTACGAAAAATATAAAGGGCGGATAACGACCTCGGAGGCAACCTTCCTCGAGCTTTTGATACTCTCAAAAAGGTTCAATCTCGACCCCCTCAGGCTTCTGGCGGCTGTGATGGCGATAATCGAGGAGGAAAACGAGGACTACCTCCGGGCAGCGTACTACATGAAGGAGCACAATCTCAATCCCTTCGATGCAGTTCACGCGGCGAAGTGCGGAGGGGTGATAATCAGCTCGGATAAGGCCTTCGACAAGCTCGGAATCAAGAGGATAAAGCTCGAAAAGCCGGAAGAAGAATAAAAGGCTCACTTGGTCTTGCCCTTATTAGCTCTAACGCTGGGCCTGACCTTTTCAGCGCCCTTGCCCTTGTTCCTCAGGCCGCGGCCCTTCTTGCCGGCGCTCGTGAGACCGCGGAAGACCCTACCCTTGTGGGCTTTACCAGCGATCCAGGCTATCTTCGGGTCGCTCTTTATGACCGGGTGGTGCGGGTCAACCATTATGACCTCGAACCACTTGTACATTCCGTCCTCGCCGACCCAGTAGGAGTTGAGGACCTCGAGGTTCGGGAACTTTCTCGCGGCCTTCTCCTCGGCTATCCACTGGAGGCTCTTCTTCGGGCTGTATTTAACCATACCCATCTTGCTCGGCTTCCTTCCGCCCTTCCACCTGGGCCTCTTCCTTCCACCGCGCCTGACCCTAACGCGAACGACGACGTAGCCCTGCTTGGCCTGGTAGCCGAGGTTCCTCGCTCTATCAAGCCTCGTCGGCCTCTCGACGCGAACGACGACCGGCTCTCTCCTCCACTTTATCATCCTCTTCTTGAGGAGCTCTCCCACGTAGCTCTTCTTGG belongs to Thermococcus sp. AM4 and includes:
- a CDS encoding Ribonuclease P protein component 3 — encoded protein: MSGRDYFVEMDVRNAEAYELAKEWFDEVVFTKKLVLDAEPDWDSLKEELRELRRTYGKVALLLVTRKPSLIRAFKARNLRALLYVQGGDMRVNRMAIEAKADALISPWLGRKDYGFDHTLAGMAGRRGVAIGFSLSPLLRANPYERALTLRFMAKVWELTKKYRVPRFITSSAESRWEVRGPRDLMSLGINIGMEIPEARASLNFHPRKILKKLD
- a CDS encoding RNA-binding protein: MTLRAHHVRLTTFIHATEDEDKVLEAIGTFIPEEIDDEDIHFEVVETEGFFGNPIKVVNVEIKRSKAVRAFLKHFRELLDENARRYILENLDEKVDDEGTLYVRFNKQKAYLGDVEVDEGADVIQVRIKVKAFPMRKEAVVKAVREWLEEKE
- a CDS encoding AbrB/MazE/SpoVT family DNA-binding domain-containing protein, which gives rise to MLARVDSRGRLYIPKELRKNLSGEVYLVRVAEGILIVPKPEDPLGELEELGKKLPDVSLEELRREILKEAEKLAGE
- a CDS encoding type II toxin-antitoxin system VapC family toxin, with the protein product MVYADTDFFLALLKPNDWLKENARKLYEKYKGRITTSEATFLELLILSKRFNLDPLRLLAAVMAIIEEENEDYLRAAYYMKEHNLNPFDAVHAAKCGGVIISSDKAFDKLGIKRIKLEKPEEE
- a CDS encoding 50S ribosomal protein L15e, which translates into the protein MGMYKYIREAWKSPKKSYVGELLKKRMIKWRREPVVVRVERPTRLDRARNLGYQAKQGYVVVRVRVRRGGRKRPRWKGGRKPSKMGMVKYSPKKSLQWIAEEKAARKFPNLEVLNSYWVGEDGMYKWFEVIMVDPHHPVIKSDPKIAWIAGKAHKGRVFRGLTSAGKKGRGLRNKGKGAEKVRPSVRANKGKTK